A window from Microcoleus sp. FACHB-831 encodes these proteins:
- a CDS encoding response regulator transcription factor: MPRILVIDDDAAISELVTINLEMAGYDVSQAEDGIKGQALALQLLPDLIMLDLMLPKVDGFTVCQRLRRDERTADIPVLMLTALSQTSNKVDGFNAGADDYLTKPFEVQEMLARVRALLRRTDRIPQAAKHAEILSYGPLTLVPERFEAIWFNQTVKLTHLEFELLHCLLQRHGQTVSPSEILKEVWGYDPDDDIETIRVHIRHLRTKLEPEPRHPRHIKTVYGAGYCLELPSSEQITADVG; this comes from the coding sequence ATGCCCCGGATACTCGTCATCGACGACGACGCTGCCATCTCAGAATTAGTCACCATCAATTTAGAGATGGCTGGATACGATGTCAGCCAAGCCGAAGACGGCATTAAAGGTCAGGCACTGGCTTTGCAACTGCTGCCCGATTTGATTATGCTCGACCTGATGCTGCCCAAAGTAGATGGCTTTACCGTCTGCCAACGCCTGCGTCGGGATGAGCGCACAGCCGATATTCCAGTCTTAATGTTGACAGCTTTAAGCCAAACTTCAAATAAGGTAGACGGCTTTAATGCTGGTGCTGACGATTACCTGACTAAGCCCTTTGAAGTGCAAGAAATGCTGGCGCGGGTGCGGGCGTTACTGCGACGCACCGACCGTATACCTCAAGCCGCCAAACACGCCGAAATCTTGAGCTATGGCCCTTTGACGCTCGTACCGGAACGATTTGAGGCTATTTGGTTCAATCAGACTGTGAAACTGACCCACTTGGAGTTTGAGCTACTGCACTGCTTGCTCCAGCGTCACGGTCAAACTGTTTCTCCTAGCGAAATACTTAAGGAAGTTTGGGGCTATGACCCAGACGATGATATTGAAACGATCAGGGTTCACATCAGGCACTTGAGAACCAAACTCGAACCCGAACCGCGTCACCCGCGCCATATTAAAACAGTCTACGGTGCAGGCTACTGTCTGGAGTTACCCAGCAGCGAACAAATCACTGCCGACGTTGGTTAA
- the chlP gene encoding geranylgeranyl reductase: protein MTLRVAVVGSGPAGSSAAETLAKAGIETYLFERKLDNAKPCGGAIPLCMVSEFDLPPHIIDRQVRKMKMISPSNVEVDINIRNDNEYIGMCRREILDGFMRDRAAKLGAKLINGTVHKLEIPTNNKDPYTIHYADHSDGSLVGTAKTLQADLVIGADGANSRVAKAIDAGDYNYAIAFQERIRLPEDKMAYYNDLAEMYVGDDVSTDFYAWVFPKYDHVAVGTGTMRVNQASIKQLQAGIRARAAKKLMGGEIIKVEAHPIPEHPRPRRVVGRVALVGDAAGTVTKSSGEGIYFAAKSARMCAETIVEFSNGGTRIPTEADLKVYLKRWDKKYGLTYKVLDILQTVFYRSDATREAFVEMCADEDVQKLTFDSYLYKTVVPANPLIQLKITAKTIGSLLRGSALAP from the coding sequence TTGACACTACGGGTTGCTGTTGTTGGATCGGGTCCGGCAGGCTCCTCAGCTGCCGAAACTTTAGCAAAAGCCGGTATTGAAACTTACCTTTTTGAACGCAAGTTAGACAATGCAAAGCCGTGTGGGGGTGCAATCCCGCTGTGTATGGTGAGTGAGTTTGACCTCCCTCCCCATATCATTGACCGCCAGGTGAGAAAAATGAAGATGATCTCACCATCAAATGTGGAAGTTGATATCAACATCCGCAACGACAATGAATATATCGGGATGTGCCGCCGGGAAATTCTCGACGGGTTCATGCGCGATCGCGCTGCCAAATTAGGCGCAAAGCTGATTAATGGCACAGTTCACAAACTGGAAATCCCCACCAATAATAAAGACCCCTACACCATCCACTATGCCGATCATTCGGATGGTAGCCTTGTAGGAACCGCCAAAACGCTGCAAGCTGATTTGGTGATTGGGGCAGATGGCGCGAATTCTCGGGTTGCTAAAGCCATAGACGCTGGCGATTACAACTACGCGATCGCTTTCCAAGAGCGCATTCGCCTGCCAGAAGACAAAATGGCTTACTACAACGACTTGGCAGAAATGTACGTCGGTGACGACGTTTCTACCGACTTCTACGCCTGGGTATTCCCCAAATACGACCACGTAGCCGTTGGCACTGGTACGATGCGCGTCAACCAAGCCAGCATCAAGCAGTTGCAAGCGGGTATCCGCGCTAGGGCTGCCAAGAAACTAATGGGCGGCGAAATTATCAAAGTAGAAGCTCACCCAATTCCCGAACATCCCAGACCCCGCCGCGTTGTCGGTAGAGTCGCCCTAGTGGGAGACGCCGCCGGAACTGTTACCAAATCTTCTGGCGAAGGAATTTACTTTGCTGCCAAGTCTGCTCGGATGTGCGCGGAAACCATTGTGGAATTTTCCAATGGCGGAACCCGCATTCCTACAGAAGCGGATCTCAAAGTTTACCTGAAGCGTTGGGATAAAAAGTACGGCCTCACCTACAAAGTGCTGGATATCCTGCAAACCGTCTTCTATCGCTCAGACGCCACGAGGGAAGCCTTTGTTGAGATGTGCGCTGACGAGGATGTGCAGAAGCTGACATTTGATAGCTATCTCTACAAAACCGTTGTCCCGGCTAATCCCTTGATTCAGTTGAAGATTACAGCTAAGACCATCGGCAGCTTGCTGCGGGGTAGTGCTTTAGCTCCCTAA
- the yidD gene encoding membrane protein insertion efficiency factor YidD: protein MHPLISVAALVADIDNPRSLRSLPRSMNAHFFDSAIRQIATTSISGYQKYISPRKGFSCAHRLLYKSESCSHYVKRIVAEQGLAAALKASRQRFQDCREANQILRARYNRYTYASQNREEEQERNKLKKNNTHYSNDCSNCSSGDCDAIAACCTTDPGDCGTPDCGDCNTGIDCGTIDCGSGLDCGTVDCGSGLDCGTIDCGGCG, encoded by the coding sequence ATGCATCCCTTAATCTCGGTTGCTGCGCTTGTAGCTGATATCGACAACCCCAGAAGTTTGCGATCGCTACCACGCAGCATGAACGCTCATTTCTTCGATTCAGCAATTAGGCAAATCGCCACTACATCTATTAGCGGCTATCAAAAGTACATTTCCCCCCGAAAAGGCTTTTCTTGCGCCCATAGGTTACTCTACAAGAGCGAATCGTGTTCTCACTATGTCAAACGCATTGTCGCAGAACAAGGATTAGCCGCAGCTCTCAAAGCATCCCGCCAACGGTTCCAAGATTGTCGAGAGGCTAACCAAATTTTGAGAGCCAGGTACAACAGATATACCTATGCCAGCCAGAACCGCGAAGAGGAGCAAGAACGAAACAAACTAAAGAAAAATAATACTCACTACTCTAACGATTGCAGTAATTGTTCTAGTGGAGATTGCGACGCTATCGCAGCTTGCTGCACAACAGATCCCGGAGATTGCGGTACGCCAGATTGCGGAGATTGCAATACTGGAATTGACTGTGGAACCATAGATTGCGGCTCTGGGCTAGATTGTGGAACCGTAGATTGCGGCTCTGGGCTAGATTGTGGAACCATAGATTGCGGGGGTTGCGGTTAG
- a CDS encoding TOBE-like domain-containing protein, with protein MGILVENVSKDFGSFKAVDQVDLEIKSGSLVALLGPSGSGKSTLLRLIAGLEMPDKGKIWLTGKDATYQSVQDRNIGFVFQHYALFKHLTVRKNIAFGLEIRKTPPARVKARVEELLDLVQLTGLGDRYPSQLSGGQRQRVALARALAVAPDVLLLDEPFGALDAKVRKDLRSWLRRLHDEVHVTTVFVTHDQEEAMEVADEIVVMNKGRVEQVGTAAQIYDNPATAFVMSFIGPVNVLPSTSRIFQENGFDSANPEIFLRPQDVLVDTKPNGSTVPARISRIIHLGWEIQAELTLEDGQVVNAQIARDKFDELKLEPQQRVYVKPKDARSFPLYYEI; from the coding sequence GTGGGCATATTAGTTGAAAATGTATCCAAGGATTTCGGAAGCTTCAAAGCGGTTGACCAAGTTGACTTAGAGATTAAAAGTGGCTCTCTGGTAGCCTTATTAGGGCCATCGGGTTCGGGAAAATCGACCTTGTTGCGGCTGATTGCGGGTCTAGAGATGCCAGATAAGGGCAAAATCTGGCTTACGGGCAAGGATGCTACCTATCAGAGCGTTCAAGATCGCAATATCGGGTTTGTGTTTCAACACTATGCGCTGTTCAAACACCTGACAGTACGGAAGAATATTGCCTTTGGCTTAGAAATTCGCAAGACGCCGCCAGCGAGAGTGAAGGCAAGGGTAGAAGAATTGCTGGATTTAGTGCAGTTAACCGGGCTGGGCGATCGCTACCCGTCACAGCTATCCGGCGGTCAAAGACAGCGGGTTGCCCTCGCTAGAGCTTTGGCAGTAGCACCAGACGTTTTGCTTTTAGATGAACCCTTTGGCGCATTAGATGCCAAAGTCCGGAAAGACTTAAGATCGTGGTTGCGGCGCCTGCACGATGAAGTTCACGTTACTACAGTTTTTGTCACCCACGATCAAGAAGAGGCGATGGAAGTAGCTGATGAAATCGTGGTGATGAACAAAGGTCGTGTCGAACAAGTGGGGACGGCAGCACAAATTTATGACAACCCAGCCACAGCATTTGTAATGAGTTTCATTGGCCCCGTCAACGTGCTGCCAAGCACATCTCGCATTTTCCAAGAAAATGGATTTGATTCTGCTAATCCCGAAATTTTCCTGCGTCCTCAAGATGTTTTGGTAGACACGAAGCCAAACGGCAGCACGGTTCCTGCCAGAATCAGCCGCATAATTCATCTAGGTTGGGAGATTCAGGCAGAATTAACTTTGGAAGATGGTCAGGTGGTAAACGCACAGATCGCACGCGACAAGTTTGATGAGTTAAAGTTAGAGCCTCAACAGCGGGTTTATGTTAAGCCAAAGGATGCTAGATCTTTCCCGCTTTATTATGAAATCTAG
- a CDS encoding DNA-binding transcriptional regulator produces MDMQALRKRAGLSRIEVAFRLAISETSVRNWEAGRTPPTMTVQKYLEALRLFKCTPEELANASNKSMLEHQQRQAGRSNRVNSNEIGEVAVQRSYTVKKMDA; encoded by the coding sequence ATGGATATGCAAGCCCTGAGAAAGCGTGCAGGGTTGAGCCGTATAGAAGTTGCATTCAGGCTTGCAATAAGTGAAACAAGCGTGCGGAACTGGGAGGCAGGCCGTACTCCACCAACGATGACTGTTCAAAAATACTTAGAAGCCCTTCGTTTGTTTAAATGCACGCCCGAAGAATTAGCCAACGCAAGCAATAAATCAATGCTTGAACACCAGCAGCGTCAAGCAGGAAGATCTAACCGAGTTAACAGCAATGAAATTGGTGAAGTTGCTGTTCAAAGAAGTTATACCGTAAAAAAGATGGACGCTTAA